A stretch of DNA from Pseudomonadales bacterium:
CGCGGCAGACGCCTACGTGCGCGCGGCGATCGATACCATTCAGATTCATGGTGGCCTGGGTTTCACCTGGGAAAACGACACCCATCTCTGGTTCAAGCGCGCCAAGAGTTCCGAGGTTCTCCTCGGCACGCCCGACTACCATCGTGAACTGATGCTGCAGCGATGGGGACATTGATGAGGAGAGTGCGGAATGGCGAAACTGAGATGGACGTACTGAAATGAGCATGTCGGACGAAACTCTGCGCAAAGAAGTGCGCAGCTGGCTGCGCGAACACTGGAATCCCCAGGCAAGCCTGGTCGAATGGCGCAACGTGCTGGTGGATTCCGGCTGGGCCATGCCCCAGTGGCCGGAGCGCTGGTTCGGCAAAGACCTCGACGCGCGCCAGGCGGCCATCGTCGCCGCGGAAATGTCCGCAGCGGGTGCAGTCGGTGTCGCGGCCGGCGGTCCCGGCCGGCTCGCGGCTGCGGTGTTGCTCGAGCATGGCAGTGATGCCCAGAAGGAACGTTATCTGCGCCGCATTCTCACCGGCGAAGACCTGTGGTGTCAGCTGTTTTCCGAACCGGGCAGCGGCTCGGACCTGGCAGGATCGACCACCCGCGCCGATTTCGATGGCGAGCAGTGGATCGTCAACGGGCAGAAAGTCTGGAACACGAGCGCTCATCACGCCCGCTACGGAATTCTGGTCGCCCGCACAGACTGGGATGTACCCAAGCACCAGGGATTGTCCTTCTTCGTGCTGGACATGAAACAACCTGGTGTCAGTGTCCAGCAGTTGAAACAGATGAACGGACACGCCTCCTTCAATGAAGTCTTCTTCACCGATGCGTGCATCCCCGCCGATCAGATGGTCTCCAGTCCCGGCAACGGCTGGCAGGTGGCCCTCACCACACTCGCACATGAGCGACGCATGGGTGATGTGCTGCGTGCCACTGCGACCGTCAGAGGCAGCGGCCGGGTGCATCGTGAGGCCGCCGAAGAAACCGCTGTGCTGCTCGCGCCTTACACCTGGTA
This window harbors:
- a CDS encoding acyl-CoA dehydrogenase family protein, which codes for MSDETLRKEVRSWLREHWNPQASLVEWRNVLVDSGWAMPQWPERWFGKDLDARQAAIVAAEMSAAGAVGVAAGGPGRLAAAVLLEHGSDAQKERYLRRILTGEDLWCQLFSEPGSGSDLAGSTTRADFDGEQWIVNGQKVWNTSAHHARYGILVARTDWDVPKHQGLSFFVLDMKQPGVSVQQLKQMNGHASFNEVFFTDACIPADQMVSSPGNGWQVALTTLAHERRMGDVLRATATVRGSGRVHREAAEETAVLLAPYTWYPQRAGRVDLVLPRARATGAIRDPVIRQEIARLLTLEKVSQWTALRARAAQRRGKPQGPEGSLGKLAASNLARAAARVHTLISGESALLSGPESPESGVIAEILVSVPAISIAGGTDEIQRNIIAERVLGMDKEPRFDTGPFRDVRRN